One Thermus sp. CCB_US3_UF1 DNA window includes the following coding sequences:
- a CDS encoding diacylglycerol kinase family protein, which yields MERWVIVNPAAGRGKVGRLSGAILQAARKKGARAFLTEGPGHATELAQSAPEGARVVAVGGDGTVHEVLKGLAGTDKVLGVVPIGSGNDFARMLGLRGLPWPEALERALLAPEEAIDLGLVNGEPFGASLGVGFDALVAKKAFAAPPFLRGMPRYLYALFGVLKDLRLPEGRVWVDGEEVHRGPLLLLAAMNGPAYGGGIPIAPMADPRDGLLSVVLARAFTRPGVVLILPRLLLGRHLSHPQVVAYAGREVKVAFPHPVPAHADGELLPEAALYRAEVRPLGLKVVGGRAAARGAEPLLRPAGAS from the coding sequence GTGGAAAGGTGGGTGATCGTGAACCCGGCGGCGGGCCGCGGCAAGGTGGGCCGGCTCTCGGGGGCCATCCTCCAGGCGGCGCGGAAGAAGGGGGCCCGGGCCTTCCTCACCGAGGGCCCAGGCCACGCCACGGAGCTGGCCCAAAGCGCCCCCGAGGGGGCCCGGGTGGTGGCCGTGGGCGGGGACGGCACGGTGCACGAGGTCCTAAAGGGCCTGGCGGGCACGGACAAGGTCCTGGGGGTGGTGCCCATCGGCAGCGGCAACGATTTCGCCCGCATGCTGGGCCTTAGGGGGCTTCCCTGGCCGGAGGCCCTGGAACGGGCCCTCCTCGCCCCGGAGGAGGCCATTGACCTGGGCCTGGTGAACGGGGAGCCCTTCGGGGCCTCCTTGGGCGTTGGCTTTGATGCCCTGGTGGCCAAGAAGGCCTTCGCCGCCCCCCCTTTCCTGCGGGGCATGCCCCGCTACCTTTACGCCCTCTTCGGCGTCCTCAAGGACCTGCGCCTCCCCGAGGGGCGGGTGTGGGTGGACGGGGAGGAGGTCCACCGGGGGCCCCTCCTCCTCCTGGCGGCCATGAACGGGCCCGCCTACGGGGGGGGCATCCCCATCGCCCCCATGGCCGATCCCCGGGACGGCCTCCTCTCCGTGGTCCTGGCCCGCGCCTTCACCCGGCCCGGGGTGGTCCTCATCCTGCCCCGCCTCCTCCTGGGCCGGCACCTCTCCCACCCCCAGGTGGTGGCCTACGCCGGGCGGGAGGTGAAGGTGGCCTTTCCCCACCCCGTGCCGGCCCACGCCGACGGGGAACTCCTCCCCGAGGCGGCCCTGTACCGGGCGGAGGTGCGGCCCCTGGGCCTCAAGGTGGTGGGGGGCCGGGCTGCGGCCCGGGGGGCGGAGCCCCTCTTGCGCCCCGCAGGGGCTTCGTAG
- a CDS encoding metallophosphoesterase, protein MEVGLRFLLLSDQVHPHVHSPRFPQNLPPFDLVLAAGDLPGEYLEYVASKVAVPVLFVPGNHGEEWVGEGNLRQRPGGAVNLHGRLFRHGPLLFYGIGGVPRYREGEGQLSPGELYRLVLKPLPLLPRRLLRGHGVDVLLTHAPPPGPTAGEDFAHRGSPAFLLFHRLFRPRLHVHGHTPLLGANPTRRYRTPLGVEVVHAQGYALVHL, encoded by the coding sequence ATGGAGGTGGGCTTGCGCTTCCTTCTCCTTTCCGACCAGGTCCACCCCCATGTCCACTCCCCCCGCTTCCCCCAGAACCTGCCCCCCTTTGACCTGGTCCTGGCCGCGGGGGACCTGCCGGGGGAGTACCTGGAGTACGTGGCCAGCAAGGTGGCGGTGCCCGTGCTCTTCGTGCCCGGGAACCACGGGGAGGAGTGGGTCGGGGAAGGAAACCTGAGGCAACGCCCAGGAGGGGCGGTCAACCTCCACGGAAGGCTCTTCCGCCACGGCCCCCTCCTCTTCTACGGCATCGGCGGGGTGCCCCGGTACCGGGAAGGGGAGGGGCAGCTCTCCCCGGGGGAGCTCTACCGCCTGGTCCTCAAGCCCCTGCCCCTCCTCCCCCGCAGGCTCCTCCGGGGCCACGGGGTGGACGTCCTCCTCACCCACGCCCCGCCCCCCGGGCCCACCGCGGGGGAGGACTTCGCCCACCGGGGTAGCCCGGCCTTCCTCCTCTTCCACCGCCTCTTCCGCCCCCGGCTCCACGTCCACGGCCACACCCCCCTCCTGGGGGCCAACCCCACCCGGAGGTACCGCACCCCCTTGGGGGTGGAGGTGGTGCACGCCCAGGGCTACGCCCTGGTCCACCTCTAG
- a CDS encoding HrcA family transcriptional regulator, producing the protein MTARQRALLHLLVEEHIKTKAPVPSARLAEGLGLSPALCRYELIALEEMGYLTKPHASAGRVPTRLGFRQYSLSLLPPRPLPEATRERLERALEGAKEPEAFLVKMAVGLSGYPALLRLRPRRSPRVLQVHLSPLPGGTLAVFVLEGGRVKEARLPLALPPERLRQAEEALLGPFAALPPAPRGLEELFAHLGRALAPGLSLTYREGLSEALKEPEAKDPAFLERLVGLYEAGGEEVLTPPGRVDVRVGEVEGLAQVQAGFTKGEWLGEIVLLGPMRMRYLEALSVALGLSQVYTGQHAG; encoded by the coding sequence GTGACGGCGCGGCAGCGGGCCCTCCTCCACCTGCTGGTGGAAGAGCACATCAAGACCAAGGCCCCGGTGCCCTCGGCCAGGCTGGCCGAGGGCCTGGGGCTTTCCCCCGCCCTGTGCCGTTACGAGCTCATCGCCCTGGAGGAGATGGGCTACCTCACCAAGCCCCACGCCTCCGCGGGCCGGGTGCCCACCCGGTTGGGCTTCCGCCAGTACTCCCTCTCCCTCCTCCCCCCCAGGCCCCTGCCCGAGGCCACCCGGGAGCGGCTGGAGCGGGCCTTGGAGGGAGCCAAGGAGCCCGAGGCCTTCCTGGTCAAGATGGCCGTGGGGCTTTCCGGCTACCCCGCCCTCCTGCGCCTTAGGCCCCGCCGCTCCCCCAGGGTCCTCCAGGTCCACCTCTCCCCCCTCCCCGGGGGTACCCTGGCGGTCTTCGTCCTCGAGGGGGGCCGGGTCAAGGAGGCCCGGCTCCCCCTGGCCCTCCCCCCAGAACGCCTAAGGCAGGCCGAGGAAGCCCTTTTGGGCCCCTTTGCCGCCCTGCCCCCGGCCCCACGGGGCCTGGAGGAGCTCTTCGCCCACCTGGGCCGGGCCCTGGCCCCCGGGCTTTCCCTCACCTACCGCGAGGGGCTTTCCGAGGCCCTGAAGGAGCCCGAGGCCAAGGACCCCGCCTTTTTGGAGCGCCTGGTGGGCCTCTACGAGGCCGGGGGGGAGGAGGTCCTCACCCCTCCGGGCCGGGTGGACGTGCGGGTGGGGGAGGTGGAGGGGCTGGCCCAGGTGCAGGCGGGGTTCACCAAGGGGGAGTGGCTGGGGGAGATCGTCCTCCTAGGGCCCATGCGCATGCGCTACCTCGAGGCCCTCTCCGTGGCCCTGGGGCTTTCCCAGGTCTATACTGGGCAGCATGCGGGTTGA
- a CDS encoding histone deacetylase has protein sequence MRAYSTAHLPLDLPPGHPFPLYKYRGVAEALRGLLPILPAPEVPREALYLAHQGAYLERLFTQGLTREESLRLGLPFHPALLRRALHAAGGTLAAAEDALDTGLGLNLSGGTHHAFPDRAEGYSLFNDVAVALAWLRAKRGFGGRALVLDLDAHQGNGTAVFFGEDPTVFTLSLHGERNYPLKKERSDLDVGLPDGTEDGAYLRALEEALEVAQAFRPELVFYNAGVDVLRGDRFGRLALSPEGVRARDLRVYRFVKALGVPLVVVMGGGYNRDPALTVAAHAETYRLAVSSLA, from the coding sequence GTGCGGGCCTATTCCACCGCCCACCTCCCCCTGGACCTGCCCCCGGGCCACCCCTTTCCCCTTTACAAGTACCGGGGGGTGGCGGAGGCCCTCCGGGGCCTCCTGCCCATCCTGCCCGCCCCCGAGGTGCCCCGGGAGGCCCTCTACCTGGCCCACCAGGGGGCTTACCTGGAGCGGCTTTTCACCCAGGGCCTCACCCGGGAGGAGTCCTTGCGCCTGGGCCTTCCCTTCCACCCGGCCCTCCTGCGGCGGGCCCTCCACGCCGCCGGCGGCACCCTGGCCGCGGCGGAGGACGCCCTGGACACGGGCCTTGGCCTCAACCTCTCCGGGGGTACCCACCACGCCTTCCCCGACCGGGCCGAGGGGTACAGCCTCTTCAACGACGTGGCCGTGGCCCTGGCCTGGCTGCGGGCCAAGAGGGGGTTTGGGGGCCGGGCCTTGGTCCTGGACCTGGACGCCCACCAGGGCAACGGCACCGCGGTCTTCTTCGGGGAAGACCCCACGGTCTTCACCCTCTCCCTGCACGGGGAGCGGAACTATCCTCTGAAAAAGGAGCGGAGCGACCTAGACGTGGGCCTCCCCGACGGCACCGAGGATGGGGCCTACCTGCGGGCCCTCGAGGAAGCCCTGGAGGTGGCCCAGGCCTTCCGGCCAGAGCTCGTCTTCTACAACGCCGGGGTGGACGTCCTCCGGGGGGACCGGTTTGGCCGCCTGGCCCTTTCCCCAGAGGGGGTAAGGGCGCGGGACCTGCGGGTTTACCGCTTCGTGAAGGCCCTGGGGGTGCCCCTGGTGGTGGTCATGGGGGGAGGGTACAACCGCGACCCCGCCCTCACCGTGGCCGCCCACGCGGAGACCTACCGCCTGGCCGTGAGCTCCTTGGCGTAG
- a CDS encoding GNAT family N-acetyltransferase: protein MIRPVARKDLPGLLKLLRHMDESPARGVLAPEARDLEGLAEELEDGLVLLREGEVVGYVGLYPFWDGAALEGPLAYQAEDLPHLLLAAEARGKELSVERLYAFPREENRTLRRALEAADFGLLHLTYFFVKNPEGLDYPPPEGVVVRKGFPGAQVYREVYRESEEGWALRLKWTDEELLEHFQDPQVHLLVAYRGEVPVGMAEVELEGGEASVAYIGVIPEARGKGIGRALLAEAARLAKAKGAHLLRVRAHDHETGALELYRALGFSLEEAVATYAKELTARR, encoded by the coding sequence ATGATCCGGCCCGTGGCCCGCAAGGACCTTCCGGGGCTTCTCAAGCTCCTCCGCCACATGGACGAGAGCCCCGCCCGCGGGGTCCTGGCCCCGGAGGCCCGGGACCTGGAAGGCCTGGCCGAGGAGCTGGAGGACGGGCTGGTCCTCCTGCGCGAGGGGGAGGTGGTGGGGTACGTGGGCCTCTACCCCTTCTGGGACGGGGCCGCCCTGGAAGGCCCCCTGGCCTACCAGGCGGAGGACCTGCCCCACCTCCTTCTGGCGGCGGAGGCCCGGGGGAAGGAGCTCTCGGTGGAAAGGCTTTACGCCTTCCCCCGGGAGGAGAACCGCACCCTGCGCCGGGCCCTCGAGGCCGCCGACTTTGGCCTCCTCCACCTCACCTACTTCTTCGTCAAGAACCCGGAGGGCCTGGACTACCCGCCCCCCGAGGGGGTGGTGGTCCGGAAGGGCTTCCCCGGAGCCCAGGTCTACCGGGAGGTCTACCGGGAAAGCGAGGAGGGCTGGGCCCTCCGCCTCAAGTGGACGGACGAGGAACTGCTGGAACACTTCCAGGACCCCCAGGTCCACCTCCTGGTGGCCTACCGGGGGGAGGTCCCCGTGGGCATGGCCGAGGTGGAGCTGGAAGGGGGGGAGGCCAGCGTGGCCTACATCGGGGTCATCCCCGAGGCCCGGGGCAAGGGCATTGGCCGGGCCCTCCTGGCCGAGGCCGCCCGCCTGGCCAAGGCCAAGGGGGCCCACCTCCTCCGGGTGCGGGCCCACGACCACGAGACCGGGGCCCTGGAACTCTACCGCGCCCTGGGCTTCAGCCTGGAGGAGGCGGTGGCCACCTACGCCAAGGAGCTCACGGCCAGGCGGTAG
- a CDS encoding tRNA (cytidine(34)-2'-O)-methyltransferase, whose product MLHLVLYQPEIPQNAGNIARTAAAIGFPLHLIRPLGFRLGDPRLKRAGLDYWPHVDLRVWDTWEAFLEALPPGARVWAFSARGTKELYEASFRPGDYLLFGPETRGLPPEILLRFPSLRIPMPGPVRSLNLAVAVGVAAYEAYRQVR is encoded by the coding sequence ATGCTCCACCTGGTCCTTTACCAGCCGGAAATCCCCCAAAACGCGGGCAACATCGCCCGCACAGCCGCCGCCATCGGCTTTCCCCTGCACCTCATCCGCCCCTTGGGCTTCCGCCTGGGGGACCCCAGGCTCAAGCGGGCCGGCCTGGACTACTGGCCCCACGTGGACCTCAGGGTCTGGGATACCTGGGAGGCTTTCCTGGAAGCCCTCCCCCCTGGGGCCCGGGTCTGGGCCTTCAGCGCCCGGGGTACAAAGGAGCTTTACGAGGCCTCCTTCCGGCCAGGGGACTACCTCCTCTTCGGCCCCGAAACCCGGGGCCTTCCCCCAGAGATCCTCCTCCGCTTCCCCAGCCTGCGCATCCCCATGCCGGGGCCGGTGCGCTCCCTGAACCTGGCGGTGGCCGTGGGGGTGGCGGCCTACGAGGCCTACCGGCAGGTGCGCTAG
- a CDS encoding P-II family nitrogen regulator, translating into MKLIVAIIRPEKLGDVLEALFRAEVRGLSISRVQGHGGETEKVETYRGTTVKMELHEKVRLEIGVSEPFVKPTVEAILKAARTGEVGDGKVFVLPVEKVYRIRTGEEDEAAVTPVQ; encoded by the coding sequence ATGAAGCTCATCGTGGCCATCATCCGTCCGGAGAAGCTGGGGGATGTGCTGGAGGCCCTCTTCCGGGCCGAGGTGCGGGGGCTTTCCATCAGCCGGGTCCAGGGCCACGGGGGGGAGACGGAGAAGGTGGAAACCTACCGGGGCACCACGGTGAAGATGGAGCTCCACGAGAAGGTGCGGCTGGAGATCGGGGTTTCCGAGCCCTTCGTCAAGCCCACGGTGGAGGCCATCCTCAAGGCGGCCCGCACCGGGGAGGTGGGGGACGGGAAGGTCTTCGTCCTGCCGGTGGAGAAGGTCTACCGCATCCGCACCGGGGAGGAGGACGAGGCCGCGGTGACCCCGGTACAATAG
- a CDS encoding histidine phosphatase family protein, producing MGLLGHFLKGPHPKTTLLLTRAGPVENPGHRLYSHPGLPLAEEGRQRLRALAGLLRRYPVAAVYAPDSLAEAEGGRLLAGALGVPLRLRPELRERSWGLWEGLSFAEVEARFPQEVAAWVADEAGFAPPGGESVREAWARGKEAVQSLLKAHLGQAVLVVGNCTLNRAALSLALPLPPEEGLRLEQDYARLTVLDFYGGEGVVKALNLDPCP from the coding sequence ATGGGCCTCCTGGGCCACTTCCTCAAGGGGCCCCACCCCAAGACCACCCTCCTCCTCACCCGCGCCGGACCGGTGGAAAACCCCGGGCACCGCCTCTACAGCCACCCGGGCCTACCCCTGGCCGAGGAGGGCCGGCAACGCCTTAGGGCCCTGGCGGGCCTCCTCAGGCGCTACCCGGTGGCGGCGGTCTACGCCCCGGACAGCCTGGCCGAGGCCGAGGGGGGAAGGCTTCTGGCCGGGGCCCTGGGGGTCCCCTTGCGGCTACGCCCGGAGCTGCGGGAAAGGTCCTGGGGGCTTTGGGAGGGGCTTTCCTTCGCCGAGGTGGAGGCCCGGTTTCCCCAGGAGGTGGCGGCCTGGGTGGCGGACGAGGCGGGCTTTGCCCCTCCGGGGGGGGAGAGCGTGCGGGAGGCCTGGGCAAGGGGAAAGGAGGCGGTGCAGTCCCTCCTTAAGGCCCACCTGGGGCAGGCGGTCCTGGTGGTGGGGAACTGCACCCTGAACCGGGCCGCCCTCAGCCTGGCCCTGCCCCTACCCCCCGAGGAGGGCCTAAGGCTGGAACAGGACTACGCCCGGCTCACGGTGCTGGACTTCTACGGGGGAGAAGGGGTGGTGAAGGCCCTGAACCTGGACCCTTGTCCCTAG
- a CDS encoding ammonium transporter, protein MRNLKTLKGVAAVGLSGLALAGEVNGAATAWVLVSTALVFLMTPALAFFYGGLVRSKNALNTMMMSFAALGFVGVGWALLGYSLAFAEGTPWLGGLGHALLKGVGLEAKGEIPHLLFMAFQGTFAIITAALLTGALVERMRFPALLLFLSLWGLLVYAPIAHWVWGGGFLGALGALDFAGGTVVHINAGIAALVGALVLGARKDYGRQAILPHNVPFTLLGAALLWLGWFGFNGGSALSSGGLAALAFVNTLLAPAATLVVWALLDLLRTGKATAVGLATAIIVGLVAITPAAGFVSPLSALVLGAVSAFPSYFFLLWRPRTKLDDSLDVFGAHGLAGITGALLTGVLAEEAWGGAKGLLFGNPGQLGVQALAVAVAVVYSALGTFLLLKLTGLFTPLRAHPKEEGLGLDVSQHGEEAYASGEGAILVLSEATPPAFKPLGGKA, encoded by the coding sequence ATGCGGAACCTGAAAACCCTAAAAGGCGTTGCGGCGGTAGGGCTTTCTGGGCTGGCCCTGGCGGGGGAGGTGAACGGGGCGGCCACGGCCTGGGTGCTGGTCTCCACGGCCCTGGTCTTCCTCATGACCCCAGCCTTGGCCTTCTTCTACGGGGGGCTGGTGCGCTCCAAAAACGCCTTGAACACCATGATGATGAGCTTCGCCGCCCTGGGCTTCGTGGGGGTGGGTTGGGCCCTTTTGGGCTACAGCCTGGCTTTCGCCGAGGGGACGCCCTGGCTTGGGGGGCTGGGGCACGCCCTTCTCAAGGGGGTGGGCCTCGAGGCCAAGGGGGAGATCCCCCACCTGCTCTTCATGGCCTTCCAGGGCACCTTCGCCATCATCACCGCCGCCCTCCTCACCGGGGCCCTGGTGGAACGCATGCGCTTTCCCGCCCTCCTCCTCTTCCTGAGCCTCTGGGGGCTTCTGGTCTACGCCCCCATCGCCCACTGGGTCTGGGGCGGGGGGTTCTTGGGGGCCCTGGGGGCCTTGGACTTCGCCGGGGGAACGGTGGTGCACATCAACGCCGGCATCGCCGCCCTGGTGGGGGCCCTGGTCCTGGGGGCCAGGAAGGACTATGGCCGCCAGGCCATCCTGCCCCATAACGTCCCCTTCACCCTCCTGGGGGCGGCCCTCCTCTGGCTGGGCTGGTTCGGCTTCAACGGGGGGAGCGCCCTAAGCAGCGGGGGGCTTGCCGCCTTGGCCTTCGTGAACACCCTCCTGGCCCCTGCGGCCACCCTGGTGGTCTGGGCCCTCCTGGACCTCCTGCGCACCGGCAAGGCCACGGCGGTGGGCCTGGCCACGGCCATCATCGTGGGCCTGGTGGCCATCACCCCGGCGGCGGGCTTCGTCTCCCCCCTCTCCGCCCTGGTCCTGGGGGCAGTAAGCGCCTTCCCCAGCTACTTCTTCCTCCTGTGGCGCCCCAGGACCAAGCTGGACGATTCCCTGGACGTCTTCGGGGCCCACGGCCTGGCGGGGATCACCGGGGCCCTCCTCACCGGGGTCCTGGCCGAGGAGGCCTGGGGTGGGGCCAAGGGCCTCCTCTTCGGCAACCCCGGCCAGCTTGGGGTGCAGGCCCTGGCGGTGGCGGTGGCGGTGGTTTACTCCGCCTTGGGCACCTTCCTCCTCCTGAAGCTCACCGGCCTCTTCACCCCCTTGCGGGCCCATCCCAAGGAGGAGGGGCTGGGCCTGGACGTGAGCCAGCACGGGGAGGAGGCCTACGCCAGCGGGGAGGGGGCCATCCTGGTCCTCTCCGAGGCCACCCCCCCCGCCTTCAAGCCCCTGGGAGGTAAGGCATGA
- a CDS encoding ATP-binding protein produces MTWEELKERLAQGQDERTLFLPPDLSPEELARYAAGLANHQGGTLFLGVDPGGRVLGAAEIHPLQITHALFQLTQGLLLPYVEAVEGPEGRVLALYVPQSPAAIAVGAGRVPFWDGRRLTELKVAQARPEPDFTAQVLPAASLSDLDPVEVLRLRRILEERGSGLAALPDLELLFALGLLQRVEGEERPTVAGLLLAGTPLALRRLLPQAEVSYYFHEAEEGYAFREDLLRPIPALLERLRDLIQARNRVRYLTVGLFRLEVWDFDQEVYREALLNALVHRDWASQDAIQVHHYRDRLEVSNPGGFPPGITPENVLRHPPKRRNPRLAEALYRLGYVERAGSGVDKMYRLLLKYGKEPPEYRLFPEALTLVLYNPELDEAFVRELAEVQERFGAFSLDHLIAVAHLRRVGEASLEELSRALQLPEEAARRVLARMERMGLLRREGGRYHLARRDPLAERLLAAMERPLRRREVEGLLGFTPRAALALLNRLILEGRVERVGRGAATRYRRRG; encoded by the coding sequence GTGACGTGGGAGGAGCTGAAAGAACGCCTGGCCCAGGGGCAGGACGAGCGCACCCTCTTCCTGCCCCCCGACCTTTCCCCTGAGGAGCTGGCCCGCTACGCCGCCGGCCTGGCCAACCACCAGGGGGGCACCCTCTTCCTGGGGGTGGACCCCGGGGGGCGGGTGCTAGGGGCAGCGGAGATCCACCCCTTGCAGATCACCCACGCCCTCTTCCAGCTCACCCAGGGGCTCCTCCTGCCCTATGTGGAGGCGGTGGAGGGGCCTGAGGGAAGGGTCCTGGCCCTCTACGTGCCGCAAAGCCCCGCGGCCATCGCCGTGGGGGCGGGGCGGGTGCCCTTTTGGGATGGGCGGCGCCTGACCGAGCTCAAGGTGGCCCAGGCCCGGCCCGAGCCCGACTTCACCGCCCAGGTCCTGCCCGCGGCCAGCCTCTCCGACCTGGACCCCGTGGAGGTGCTGCGCCTAAGGCGCATCCTGGAGGAGCGGGGAAGCGGCCTTGCCGCCTTGCCCGACCTGGAGCTCCTCTTTGCCCTGGGGCTTTTGCAGCGGGTGGAGGGGGAGGAAAGGCCCACGGTGGCCGGCCTCCTCCTGGCGGGCACCCCCTTGGCCTTGCGGCGGCTTCTGCCCCAGGCGGAGGTGAGCTACTACTTCCACGAGGCCGAGGAGGGGTATGCCTTCCGCGAGGACCTCCTGCGGCCCATCCCTGCCCTTTTGGAGAGGCTTAGGGACCTCATCCAGGCCCGGAACCGGGTGCGCTACCTCACGGTGGGGCTTTTCCGCCTCGAGGTCTGGGACTTTGACCAGGAGGTCTACCGGGAGGCCCTCCTGAACGCCTTGGTGCACCGGGACTGGGCCAGCCAGGACGCCATCCAGGTCCACCACTACCGCGACCGCCTGGAGGTGTCCAACCCCGGGGGCTTCCCTCCCGGGATCACCCCAGAAAACGTCCTCCGCCATCCCCCCAAGCGGCGCAACCCCCGGCTGGCCGAGGCCCTCTACCGCCTGGGGTATGTGGAGCGGGCGGGGAGCGGGGTGGACAAGATGTACCGCCTCCTCCTCAAGTACGGCAAGGAGCCCCCGGAGTACCGCCTCTTTCCCGAAGCCCTCACCCTGGTCCTCTACAACCCCGAGCTGGACGAGGCCTTTGTGCGGGAACTGGCCGAGGTCCAGGAGCGCTTCGGGGCCTTCAGCCTGGACCACCTCATCGCCGTGGCCCACCTCCGGCGGGTGGGGGAGGCCTCCCTCGAGGAGCTCTCCCGGGCCCTGCAGCTGCCCGAGGAGGCCGCCCGCCGGGTGCTGGCCCGCATGGAGCGCATGGGCCTTCTCCGCCGGGAAGGGGGGCGGTACCACCTGGCCCGGCGCGACCCCTTGGCTGAGCGCCTTCTTGCCGCCATGGAACGGCCCCTGCGCCGCCGCGAGGTGGAAGGGCTTTTGGGCTTTACCCCCCGGGCCGCCCTGGCCCTCCTGAACCGGCTGATCCTCGAGGGGCGGGTGGAGCGGGTGGGCCGGGGGGCGGCCACCCGGTACCGGAGGCGGGGCTGA